Sequence from the Trueperaceae bacterium genome:
GCAACCCTGGCTTCGTTCGAACGACGGTTCATGACCGATGACTGGCATGAGACCGAGCGGACCTTCACGGTCACCAGCCCGGTCAACGAAGAACCGCTGGCGCAGGTGGCCGACTGCGGCCCCGACGACGCCCGGCAAGCGGCTTCGGTGGCGTGGGAAGCGTTCGTTTCGTGGAGGGCCACGACTGCCTTCGAACGCAGCGAGATCCTCATGCGCTGGTTCGACCTGATGATGGAGAACAGCGAAGACCTCGCGCGCACGATGAGCCTGGAGATGGGAAAGCCGCTCCGCGAGTCGCGCGGCGAGGTGAGGTACGCGGCCGGCTTCGTGAAGTGGTACGCCGAGGAGGCCAAGCGCGCTTACGGCAGTCTGATACCGAGTCATGCCGGCGGCAAGCGTCTGCTCGCCATGAAGCAACCTGTGGGTCCTGTCTACGCCGTTACGCCCTGGAACTTCCCGGCTGCGATGATCACGCGCAAGGCAGCTCCGGCGCTCGCCGCAGGTTGTACGATGATAGTCAAGCCGGCCGAGCAGACGCCCCTCTCGGCGCTCATGCTCGCCGATCTGTGGCAGCAGGCGGGCGGCCCCGCCGGCACGCTCCAGGTGCTCCCGGCCCTCGACCCGGTGCCGATCTCGGACGCGCTCCTCGAGGATCCGCGCATCCGCAAGGTGACCTTCACCGGTTCGACAGAGGTAGGCAAGATCCTCTACCGGAAGTCGGCCGACACGGTGAAGAAGATCTCGCTCGAGCTGGGGGGCCACGCACCCTACCTGGTATTCGCGGATGCCGAACTCGAAAAGGCGGTCGCAGAGGTGGTCGCCTGCAAGTTCCGCAATGCCGGCCAGACCTGCGTCTGCACCAATCGCGTGTACGTCGAAGAAGCGATCTTCGATGATTTCACCGAACGCTACGTGCGGGCGGTCGAGGCGCTGCAGGTGGGCGATCCGTTGAGCGAGTCCACGGACGTGGGGCCGCTGGTCGACCGCCAGGGATTGGAGAAGGTCGTCGCTCACGTCGAGGATGCCGTATCGAAGGGCGCGCAGGTGGTGCTGGGCGGCTCACCGGGCGAAGGCCTCTTCTTCCAGCCGACCGTACTCACCGGTGTCAACTCCGACATGAGGCTCATGCACGAGGAGACGTTCGGACCGGTCGCACCGCTGCTCTCGTTCGGTAGCGAGACGGAAGTGATCTCGAGGGCGAACGACACCCCCTACGGGCTGGCCGCCTACGTCTACACCAACGACCTCTCCCGCGCCTGGCGCGTGTCCGAGGCGCTCGACTACGGGATCGTGGGCGTCAACGACGGTGTTCCATCGGCGCCTCACACCCCGTTCGGCGGGTTCAAGCAGTCGGGACTCGGGCGCGAAGGCGGTCCCTGGGGGATCGACGAGTACCTCGAGATCAAGTACGTCTCGATGGGTCTTCCCGGCCAGCTTGGCTGAGGACGAAGCGGCGCATCCAGCCGAGCGACTGATCGACGACCTCCTCGGAGCTTTTTCGAGTTCGCGTCGGGAGGCGGCCCAGTTCCTGTGGGCTAACGGAGCGGCCAAATTGAGGCGCAGCGCGGGTGGTACCGAACATCTCGAGCGCCTGCTGGGCAACGAGCTCTTCTCGCCGCTGATCGACTCGCGCGGGACGGAACGGGGACCATTGGAGCGGATCGGCGATTCCGCTAGGCAAGTGCTGACGGTTGCCGCCCTCGACGGCGGACGCGCCCGCTTCCTGGTCTCGCTCAAGCGCTCGAACTCCGCCGGAGACGGTGAGCGCTGGCTCATCACCGGACTCGAGCGGGAGTGGTAGCTGTTACGCTGGCTCGGGCCCGGGGCGAACGAGCGACCTCGCCCTATCGGACCTCGAGACTCGTTCGAACCTAGCGAATCTGGGGCGCTCTCACCCGGACCGGCAGTTCGATCTCCAGGGCTTCACCGTCCCGCGAGTCGAGTTCGGCCCTCACGGTCGACTCACCCAGATCCGCATCGGCGGGAACGTACAGCCGCAGTACCGGCGAAATCCGCAGGGTCACCTCCCCGGTGTCCCGGCCGTAGCGCGTCTCGATCGTCCGGTAGGCCCTGATGTCGACGAGCTCGAGCTCCCAGCCGGCCGGAACTATCACATCGGTGAGGGCGAAGCGGGTGCTCATATTGGCACTCTCCTCGTCCACGCCTTCCGGGATCCAGAAAGCTCCGGCTATGTCGCTGCGCCTGAGCCCGAAATCCTCCAGCGTGTAGTCGAGCCGCAGGAACTTCTCGCTCCCCTGCTCCATCACGACCTGCTGTGCGTTCTCTGCCAGAATCGGATCACCGGCGCTGCCCCCGCGGATCGACGGGGCACAGGCGGACAATGCCGACAGCAGACACAAGATCACCACTCTTCTCTTCATCCACTCCTCCGTTCGGCCGATCTCCGCTCAAGGATGACATTTCCAGGCGGGAGTGCCGGGCTGGCTCGGCGGTCGTTGCCGCGGGTCAGAATGGCTCCATGGACGACACGACAGGGGGCGAGGAGCCTCGCATCACGGTCGAAGACGTCAGCGCGTTCGAGAAGCTAGCTGGCATCTCGTTCACCGAGGCTGAACGGTGGCTGCTGCTGCCCCGGGCTCTGGAACAGCTACGGGGATTCGACCAGGCCCGCAGGGTAGGGCTCGACAACAGCGTCGCCCCGGCCCTCTACTTCGACCCGCGCCCGCCAGCTCCCCCGCTCGACCCGATCCCGCCCGCACTCCCGGGCGGGCCCGGGCTCGACTCGGTAGGGGCGGAGGACCTGCCGTTCCTGTCGGTCAGCGAACTCGCGCGGTTGCTGCGTTCGGGGTCGCTGACCTCTCTCGAGCTGACCCGCCTCTGCCTCGAGCGCCTCGAGCGCTTCGGGCCCAAGCTCCGCTGTCTGGTCACGCTCACCAGCGACTTGGCGCTCGAGGCGGCGACCAGGGCGGATGAGGAGCTGGCAGCCGGGATAGATCGTGGCGCCTTGCACGGCATCCCGTACGGAGCCAAGGACCTCCTGGCTGTCCCCGGCTACCCCACCACCTGGGGCGCCTCGCCCTACCGGGACCAGCGCTTCGAGGAGGCCGCCAGCGTGGTGGAGCGACTCGAACGTGCCGGAGCCGTGCTGGTCGCCAAGCTCTCACTTGGGGAGCTGGCGATGGGGGACGTCTGGTTCGGTGGGATGACGCTGAGCCCGTGGGACCCCGGGAACGGATCGTCGGGGTCATCTGCCGGATCGGCGGCGGCCGTCGCGGCCGGTCTGGTTCCGTTCGCGATCGGCTCCGAAACGATGGGCTCGATAATCAGCCCGTCGATCCGCTGCGGCGTCGTGGGGTTGCGGCCCAGCGCCAACAGGGTCTCCCGCTATGGAGCCATGGCTCTGGCATGGAGCCTTGACAAGCTTGGTCCGCTAGCCCGAACGGCAGAGGATTGCGCCCTGGTACTGCAGGCCATCGCCGGGCCTGACGGCAAGGACGCGAGCGTCGTCGACTTCGGATTCGAGTGGGACGGCAGGGCCTCCGCCCGCGACCTGAAGGTGGGCTACGTAGAGAAGGCGTTCGGGAACGAGGGTCCGGCAGGGGACCGTCGTCAGAGGATTCTCGAGGGGCTCGAATCCCGAGGGATCGAACTCGTCCCGATAGAGCTGCCCGACTTCGGAGCGGAACCGATCATGACGGTGTTGATGGTAGAGGCGGCGGCCGCTTTCGACGCGCTCACCCGGAGGGGCGGCGATGACCACCTCGCGCAGCAGGGGCAAGGCTCGTGGCCCAATCTCTTCCGGGCGGCGCGACTCGTTCCGGCGGTCGAATACGTCCAGGCGAACCGGCTGCGCAGCATAGCGGTGAAAGCGATGTCCGCGCTCTTCGAAGGGATCGACGCCTACCTGTGCCCGTCCGGCTTCTACGCCAACCTCTTCCTCACCAACGCCACTGGCAATCCTTCGGTGTCGGTGCCGCTCGGGCTCGACGAGAGGGGTGTACCGGTCCAGGAAAGCATGACGGTCAGCGGCGGTCTTTACGCCGAACAGGAGACGTTGACGCTGGCGAGGGAGGTCGAGAACCTGGTGGTGGCGGAAGAAGGAGGACGCCTCCGGCCCGATCTCACTCGCCTCCCCTAGCTACCCGTGGGCGTCTCCAGCCTCTCCCTAACCAGTGGCTCCAGCTCGGGCCAGTCGATCCCCGTGGTGCGACCCTCGGCCCACTGCCGGTCGATCTGCGCCTGGATCTCTGCTATCGCCGGATCATCCTTGGCGAGATCCAGGCCCAGGTGCTGACGGATGAGGAACACCAGCCCGGCGCTGCCAGACTCCTTCGTCAGGGAGACTTCGAGGGGCCTGCCCAGGAGGCCAGGCACGTCGAACGGGGCGTACATGCGCCAGAACTTGTTGAGCCCGTCGGCATGGACACCTGCCCGAGTCCTATGAGCGTCACTGCCGTAGAGCGGATAGTTGGCAGGGGGTTCCTGGCCCATCTCACGGTAGAGCTCGACGAGTCGGTTCAGGACCGTGAAGTCGGGCGGGCCGTTCCGGAAGTAGCCCATGCCGATGAGGTGAAGCAGCACCCCTTCCAGTGGAGCGTTGCCGGTACGTTCGCCCTTCCCCAGTGTGGTTCCGTTTATGACCGCGCAGCCCTCGCGCACCGCTGCCAGGCAGTTGGGGACTATCAGCCAGGTGTCGTTGTGCGGGTGGAACTCGAGGTCGGCGGACGCGAGGCCCAGCTCGCGAAGCCTCCTGAAGGTGCGCGGGATACTGCGAGGAAGGGCGACGTCGTCGTAAGGCAGTCCCAACCCCATGGTGTCGCAGACCCTGAACTTGGGGCGAAGTTCGGGTCCATAGCCCGAGGCGACCTCCAGTACCTCCTCGACGAACGGCGCCATGAACTCCATCGACGCCCTGGTTGCGTCCTCGAGGTGGAGGCGCGGCCGGATGCCGAGGTCGAGCGCCATCCGCACCGCTTCCAGGTAGGCGGCGGCCGCCGCTGAGCGCCCACCCGGCCGGAACTTGTAGAACGTGTGGTAGTCGGAGGCCGACGCCAGCATCCCCGTCTCACGCACCCCTAGTTCGCGGATGAGCTCCACGTCCCGCCTCACAGCCCGTATCCAGGTAGTCGGCTCGATGGGGGCGCCGGAGCGGTAGCGCTCGAGAGCTGCTTCCAGTGCCGCCCGGTCGGAGGGCCGGTAGGGGAAGAACTCTGCCTGTCGTATCGCCCCTGACGATCCGGTGAACTCGCAGAGGATCTCGTAGATAGCGATCGACAGTTCGGTGGAGAGTGGCAGACCGCCCTGCTGTCCATCCCTGTGGGTGGTTTCGGTCGTCCACGCCTCGGCGGGCAGGGTAGCGGGACGATCGATCCAGTCGTAGCGGGGGAACGAACCGGGCGGGAAAGCCGTCTCGAAGTAGTCGGGCTGTTCTACGTCTCGTACCTTGTTCACTTCCGTCTCCTCGCTGCTCGCTTCCGGCTCAGTCCGCGCCCGCCGGGAACTCGGGTCCGTACCGAAGGTAGGTGGGGAGGGGCGCTGACTCCGGCCTGCCGCCTAGACCCGAGGTGAGCTGCGGGTCGATGACGGTCAGGTGATAGTCGATGCTGTCGTAGCTCAGGGGGGTGAGGGGCATGCAGAGGAACCCGTCCCCCAGGACGGCCTCGGTCTTCGCGGCCAGCCTCCGGGCCTGTAGTTCGGTCGCGGCCAGCACGGCGACACTGAGCTTGGGCTTCCGGCTTACCAGAGCGCTCTGAGCGGCAACCGCCCTCAACAGGTCGCTTGTGCTGAGGCCGGCCGCGCTCGCGCGTTTGGCCGCCTCGGCCGCCAGCCGGCCGGCGAGTATGCCTGCCGGGTCACGAGGCGGCGACTGCGCCACTCGCGTCCCGGCCCTCTTTCGCTGGTGCAGGTAGCCTTCGTTCTCGAGCGTCCGGTAGGCGCTGGCGACGGTGTTAGGGTTCACGGCCAAGTCCGATGCCATAGTTTTTATAGTCGGCAGAGGATCGCCGGGCCGGAGTTCACCGGTATCGACCAGTAGCCGAAGCTGTGCCGTCAGCTGCTCATGGAGGGGCAACGGGGAATGGCGGTCGAGATCCAGGTCCATGTCTCTATTTTTGCTAGTTCGCTAGTTATTAGTCAAGTTAACGGTGCGGCATCACGACGCCGACTGCTACGATCGGCCCGTGCCCGAGGCGTTCCAAGTCGTCATCGTCGGCGCCGGCCAGGCTGGCCTCGCCCTCGGCTACTACCTGAAGCGTCAGGGGGCCCACTTCCAGATTTTCGACAGCGGCCCCCAGGTCGGCTACTCCTGGCGCCGGCGCTGGGACTCGCTCACCCTCTTCTCCCCGGCCCGTTACGATGCCCTGCCGGGTCTGCCCTTCCCGGCGCGGCCAGACAGTTTTCCGGGCAAGGATGAGGTGGCCGATTACCTGGCGAGGTACGCGGAGGTGTTCGACCTGCCCGTTCGGCTGAACCAGGAGGTCGTGGCGCTCGAACGGCGGGGCCACGACTTCCTGCTCGAGACGGAGGATTCGACGGTTCTGGCGAAGCAGGTGGTCGTGGCGACCGGCCCCTTCCAGCGGCCCTACATCCCACCGTTCGCAGATCGACTCGACCCCCACGTGACCCAACTCCACAGCTCGGAGTACAGGAACACCGAGTCGCTGCCGCCCGGGGATGTACTGGTGGTCGGCACCGGCAACTCCGGCTGGCAGATCGCCGTCGATCTCGCGGCAACACGCGACGTCGTCCTCTCCGGTAGGGAGTTGCCGCGGGTGCCGCTGCGGATCTTGGGACGAAGCATCTTCTGGTGGATCCGGGCGACGGGCATCATGCTGGTGCCGGCGAACAGTGCGCTGGGCAGACGGATGAGCAGCAACGACAACATCCTCATCGGGGATCGACCGCCGTCACTCCTGGGAGAGCGATTGAAGCGCGCGCCCCGGGCCGTTGACGCCCAGGGCGACACCGTGACTTTCGCAGACGGTTCGCGCGCGAGCTTCAGCAACGTCGTATGGGCGACCGGCTACCGCAACGCCTACAGCTGGATCCGACTCCCCGTGTTCGATGACGAAGGCCGGCCCCTCCACAGACGCGGAGTGACGTCGGTGCCGGGCCTCTACTTCCTGGGGCTGCGTTGGCAACACACTACCGGTTCGGCCCTGCTCGGTTGGGTGCACCGCGACGCCCGCTACCTCGCCAAGCGCATCGCGGACCGCCGGTCGGAGTGAACGAGGCCGGCTGAATCGCCGGGGAGGTGCTCAGCCACCCACCAGACCCACGCTCGGGTAGTGCCGCCCGCCCCACTCCTCGGGTAGCCACTGGGCGTGCGCCTCGAGCAGGTCGTCCACCATCTCCCTGATCTCGTCCAGCGTCAGTTCGGCGGCGGTGTGCGGATCGAGCATGGCAGCGTGGTAGACGTGCTCACGGTTCCCGCTGAGCAGCGCCTCTACCGTCAGCGACTGGACGTTGACGTTCGTCTGGATCAGGGCAGCCAGCTGCGGCGGGAGCGCGCCGATCCTCGTGGGTTGGACTCCGTTCCCATCGACCAGGCAAGGAACCTCCACACAGCAATCCCTCGGCAGGTTCTCGATCGACCCTCCGTTGGGCACGTTGCCGTAGACCACGCGCGGAGCCCCGGTCTCGACGGAGTGGATGATGGCGGCGCCGTACTCCTGGCTGCGACGTGGCTCGTCGAGGGTGGCGAACTCCCGCACCATGTACTCCGCCTGGCCAGGCATCACCTCGATCTCGCGGCTGCGCAGGTCCGCTCGGAGATCCTCAGCGTCCCGGGAACCGGGTCGGGCCAGTTCATCCTCGAGGTACTCCCAGAACACCTCGTAGAGCTGGCAGCGCCCCAGGTACTCGTCGAGCGGGATGTTGAAGCGCTCGAGCAGTTCGGGGTGGTCGCGCTTGATGAACCAGGGAACGTACTCGCTGAGGTGCTCGCTCGATTCGGTGACGAAGTAGCCGAACTGTCGCAGCAGCTCGTATCGCGTGCGGTTGCTGTCCGGGACGCGCTGCTCGGCGAGGACCCGGCGGATCTCGGGGTAGAGGTCAATGCCGTCCTTCTCGAAGCGGAGGAAGAAGGCCAGGTGGTTTATGCCGGCGACAAGGTAATCGATCTCCGCGAGCGGCACGCCGATGTCCCTGGCCAGTAGAGCGGCCGTGTGCGGAACGCTGTGGCACAGTCCGACGGTGGCTATCGAGCCGGCCCTGGAGAGCGCCCAGCAGTTCATCGCCATAGGGTTCACGTAGTTTATGTGCAGCACGTCGGGGCAGAGCCTCTCCATGTCGCGCTGCATCTCGAGGAGCACCGGGATGGTTCGGAGCGCACGCATTATCCCGCCGATGCCCAGGGTGTCGCCGATCGTCTGGCGCAGGCCGTAGCGTTTGGGGATCTCGAAGTCGATGACCGTTGCTGGGCGATAGCCGCCAACCTGGATCATGTTTATCGCGTAATCCGCTCCCTCCAGGGCTCGCTCCCGGTCGGTGGTGATGCGGATGTCGGCCTCCACGCCCAGCCGCTGGGCGACCCGCCGGCCCAGCGCCAGGGAGTTCTCCAGCCGCTTATCGTCGATGTCGAACAGGCATATCTGCGAGCCCGCCAACTCCGGGTAGCTGAGGATGTCGCCGATCAGGGTCTTCGCGAAAACGGTACTGCCGGCTCCGATGAAACTGATCTTGGTCATCGCTCTCCACTCCCATGTTCCCCCGCTGCTTCGGCAACATCTAATACGAGCTCGTGGGTCTTCATCGCATCAGCGTAACTGCTGTGGACGAGCGACGGATCGCCGGCTCCTACGGCCTGCAGGAACGCCCGGTCCACCGCTTCGAACGGGTCGTTCCCCGTGATCTCCTCGCGGCGCCCCTTCGCGTCAGAGTAGATGACACTCTCCCGCGTGAGCGTCACGAGTAGCCCTTGGCAGATCAACTGGAGCCCAACGAAGCCCGTCCAAGGAAGGAGGCTGGTAGCGGTGAAGTTCCCGAGCGCACCGCCTTGGAAGCGGAGGGTAGCCGCCGCGGCGACAGCGACGTTCGCCTCGGGAAAGTCGGAGCGCTCGTTGTCACCGACCGCGGCATGGAGGACAGTGGCTTCCCCGAGCAGATAGCGGGCCAGGTCGAATAGATGCGTAGCCTGCTCGACCATCTGGCCACCGCTCAGCTCCACCCGCCGCCACCAGCCGGGCTCAGGGAGCGATCCCTGCCAACTGCCCGATACCATCCTGGCCGGCCGCTCCTTGAGTGCCTCGCGAAGTCGAGGGAGGGTATCGAGGGCTCGCCACTGGTAGCCGACTGCCGTCACCAGGCCGGACTCCTCGACGGCGCGGGCGATCCGACGGGCTGTCTCTCTGTCGGCCGAGAGCGGCTTCTCCACGAACATGGGGATACGTCGTTCGATGAGGGCGAGTTCGATCTCGCCATGGGCGTGGGGTGGCACCGTAACCCAGACGGCGTCGAGGTCGCCGTCGGCCAGCAAGTCGTCCAGGCTTTCGAACGGCCTGCCGCCCCAGCGCGAGGCCGCACCGCGGGCGCTCTGGGGATGCCTCGCAAGGTGGCCTGCGATCTCGACGCCGGGTTCTTTGCCGAGCGCCTCGAGGTGACGGGCGGCGATCCCGCCAGCCCCTATCATGGCGATCCTCACGTCGTGTCCCTGCGATCTTCAGAACCGGCGGTGAAGTCGAGCACTACCTGGAGCGCCTTGCCCGGCTGCTCATCCAACTGCCTGTACGCCTCGGCGGCGCTCTCGGCCGGAACCACCCGGGAGATCAGCTGTTCGAGTCGCAATACCCGCTCGAGCTGCAGCCGCATGACGGTAGAAGCCAGGCGAAGCCGATCCCAACGGCCGCTTAGCTCCGGCGCCACACCGGATATCTGGGAGCAGCGGAGCTCGATGCGGTTGTGGTGGAACTCCTCGCCCAGGAAGAGCTCTTCTGCCCCACCCTGGTAGAACCCCATCGCAACTGTCCGAGCCGAGTAGGCCGTGGCGCGGATGGCGTCGTGGAGGGCGGCAGCCGAGCCGCTCACCTCGATCGTCACGTCCGCGCCTCGGCCGCCGGTGAGTTCCTTGACCCGCACGGCCACGCCGCCTTCGGTTGCGTCCAGTGCGGCGTCCACCGCGCCACCCT
This genomic interval carries:
- a CDS encoding NAD-dependent succinate-semialdehyde dehydrogenase, yielding MATLASFERRFMTDDWHETERTFTVTSPVNEEPLAQVADCGPDDARQAASVAWEAFVSWRATTAFERSEILMRWFDLMMENSEDLARTMSLEMGKPLRESRGEVRYAAGFVKWYAEEAKRAYGSLIPSHAGGKRLLAMKQPVGPVYAVTPWNFPAAMITRKAAPALAAGCTMIVKPAEQTPLSALMLADLWQQAGGPAGTLQVLPALDPVPISDALLEDPRIRKVTFTGSTEVGKILYRKSADTVKKISLELGGHAPYLVFADAELEKAVAEVVACKFRNAGQTCVCTNRVYVEEAIFDDFTERYVRAVEALQVGDPLSESTDVGPLVDRQGLEKVVAHVEDAVSKGAQVVLGGSPGEGLFFQPTVLTGVNSDMRLMHEETFGPVAPLLSFGSETEVISRANDTPYGLAAYVYTNDLSRAWRVSEALDYGIVGVNDGVPSAPHTPFGGFKQSGLGREGGPWGIDEYLEIKYVSMGLPGQLG
- a CDS encoding amidase; the encoded protein is MDDTTGGEEPRITVEDVSAFEKLAGISFTEAERWLLLPRALEQLRGFDQARRVGLDNSVAPALYFDPRPPAPPLDPIPPALPGGPGLDSVGAEDLPFLSVSELARLLRSGSLTSLELTRLCLERLERFGPKLRCLVTLTSDLALEAATRADEELAAGIDRGALHGIPYGAKDLLAVPGYPTTWGASPYRDQRFEEAASVVERLERAGAVLVAKLSLGELAMGDVWFGGMTLSPWDPGNGSSGSSAGSAAAVAAGLVPFAIGSETMGSIISPSIRCGVVGLRPSANRVSRYGAMALAWSLDKLGPLARTAEDCALVLQAIAGPDGKDASVVDFGFEWDGRASARDLKVGYVEKAFGNEGPAGDRRQRILEGLESRGIELVPIELPDFGAEPIMTVLMVEAAAAFDALTRRGGDDHLAQQGQGSWPNLFRAARLVPAVEYVQANRLRSIAVKAMSALFEGIDAYLCPSGFYANLFLTNATGNPSVSVPLGLDERGVPVQESMTVSGGLYAEQETLTLAREVENLVVAEEGGRLRPDLTRLP
- a CDS encoding GntR family transcriptional regulator translates to MDLDLDRHSPLPLHEQLTAQLRLLVDTGELRPGDPLPTIKTMASDLAVNPNTVASAYRTLENEGYLHQRKRAGTRVAQSPPRDPAGILAGRLAAEAAKRASAAGLSTSDLLRAVAAQSALVSRKPKLSVAVLAATELQARRLAAKTEAVLGDGFLCMPLTPLSYDSIDYHLTVIDPQLTSGLGGRPESAPLPTYLRYGPEFPAGAD
- a CDS encoding NAD(P)-binding domain-containing protein, whose amino-acid sequence is MPEAFQVVIVGAGQAGLALGYYLKRQGAHFQIFDSGPQVGYSWRRRWDSLTLFSPARYDALPGLPFPARPDSFPGKDEVADYLARYAEVFDLPVRLNQEVVALERRGHDFLLETEDSTVLAKQVVVATGPFQRPYIPPFADRLDPHVTQLHSSEYRNTESLPPGDVLVVGTGNSGWQIAVDLAATRDVVLSGRELPRVPLRILGRSIFWWIRATGIMLVPANSALGRRMSSNDNILIGDRPPSLLGERLKRAPRAVDAQGDTVTFADGSRASFSNVVWATGYRNAYSWIRLPVFDDEGRPLHRRGVTSVPGLYFLGLRWQHTTGSALLGWVHRDARYLAKRIADRRSE
- a CDS encoding alpha-glucosidase/alpha-galactosidase, with translation MTKISFIGAGSTVFAKTLIGDILSYPELAGSQICLFDIDDKRLENSLALGRRVAQRLGVEADIRITTDRERALEGADYAINMIQVGGYRPATVIDFEIPKRYGLRQTIGDTLGIGGIMRALRTIPVLLEMQRDMERLCPDVLHINYVNPMAMNCWALSRAGSIATVGLCHSVPHTAALLARDIGVPLAEIDYLVAGINHLAFFLRFEKDGIDLYPEIRRVLAEQRVPDSNRTRYELLRQFGYFVTESSEHLSEYVPWFIKRDHPELLERFNIPLDEYLGRCQLYEVFWEYLEDELARPGSRDAEDLRADLRSREIEVMPGQAEYMVREFATLDEPRRSQEYGAAIIHSVETGAPRVVYGNVPNGGSIENLPRDCCVEVPCLVDGNGVQPTRIGALPPQLAALIQTNVNVQSLTVEALLSGNREHVYHAAMLDPHTAAELTLDEIREMVDDLLEAHAQWLPEEWGGRHYPSVGLVGG
- a CDS encoding Gfo/Idh/MocA family oxidoreductase, whose protein sequence is MIGAGGIAARHLEALGKEPGVEIAGHLARHPQSARGAASRWGGRPFESLDDLLADGDLDAVWVTVPPHAHGEIELALIERRIPMFVEKPLSADRETARRIARAVEESGLVTAVGYQWRALDTLPRLREALKERPARMVSGSWQGSLPEPGWWRRVELSGGQMVEQATHLFDLARYLLGEATVLHAAVGDNERSDFPEANVAVAAAATLRFQGGALGNFTATSLLPWTGFVGLQLICQGLLVTLTRESVIYSDAKGRREEITGNDPFEAVDRAFLQAVGAGDPSLVHSSYADAMKTHELVLDVAEAAGEHGSGER